The Globicephala melas chromosome X, mGloMel1.2, whole genome shotgun sequence genome window below encodes:
- the TCEAL4 gene encoding transcription elongation factor A protein-like 4, translating to MEKLCSENEGKPENQGKMENKGQPPDAGKPGVACTVEDKEKLENKGRIDLKGKTEDEEVLKDKEKPDSEAKPKEGKPVSEGKPKEGKPESEGKPVSEGKPKEEKPASEPRAAGKRPAGDDVPRKAKRKTNKGLAQCLKEYKEAIHDMHLSNEEMIREFDEMARVEDEVKKTRQKLGGFMWMQKSLQDPFHPRGPRELRGGCRAPQRGFEDIPFV from the coding sequence ATGGAAAAACTCTGCAGTGAAAATGAAGGAAAGCCTGAGAACCAAGGCAAGATGGAAAACAAAGGACAGCCACCGGATGCGGGAAAGCCAGGAGTAGCTTGTACTGTGGAAGACAAGGAAAAGTTAGAAAACAAGGGAAGGATAGATCTCAAGGGAAAGACAGAAGATGAGGAAGTACTAAAGGATAAAGAAAAGCCAGACAGTGAGGCAAAGCCAAAAGAAGGAAAGCCAGTGAGTGAGGGAAAaccaaaagaaggaaaaccagagAGTGAGGGAAAGCCAGTGAGCGAGGGaaagccaaaagaagaaaagccagcCAGCGAACCAAGGGCTGCAGGAAAGCGCCCAGCTGGGGATGATGTACCCAGGAAGgccaaaagaaaaaccaacaagGGGCTGGCTCAGTGTCTCAAGGAATACAAGGAGGCCATACACGATATGCATTTGAGCAATGAAGAGATGATAAGAGAATTTGACGAGATGGCCAGGGTGGAGGATGAGGTGAAGAAAACCAGACAGAAATTGGGGGGGTTTATGTGGATGCAAAAAAGTTTACAGGACCCCTTCCACCCGAGGGGCCCAAGGGAACTCAGGGGTGGCTGCAGGGCCCCACAAAGGGGCTTTGAAGACATTCCTTTTGTGTAG
- the TCEAL3 gene encoding LOW QUALITY PROTEIN: transcription elongation factor A protein-like 3 (The sequence of the model RefSeq protein was modified relative to this genomic sequence to represent the inferred CDS: deleted 1 base in 1 codon), translating into MLSEDLRGTRSACLFSALCKARKGGGTFPESLQDRKTRGHLNMEKLCNENEGKLESEGKPENEVKPENQGKSDEEEKPEVEGKSEHEGELQNEGRPEDQGQPEDERKREKQDKSEAEGKPHGEGKLESQAKPESQLRAAEKCTSEDYVPRKAKRKTDRGTDDSPKDYQNNLQERHLGSEEMMTECADMSRAQEELRKRQKMGDFHWMQRDVQDPFTQGANGVSGE; encoded by the exons ATGCTGAGCGAGGACCTGAGAGGCACCAG GTCTGCGTGTCTGTTCTCAGCACTCTGCAAGGctagaaaaggaggaggaaccTTTCCAGAATCCCTGCAG GACAGGAAAACGAGGGGACATCTCAACATGGAAAAACTCTgcaatgaaaatgaaggaaagctGGAAAGCGAAGGAAAGCCAGAAAATGAAGTAAAGCCTGAAAATCAAGGAAAGTCAGATGAGGAAGAAAAGCCAGAAGTGGAGGGGAAGTCAGAACACGAGGGAGAGCTCCAGAATGAGGGACGGCCAGAAGACCAGGGACAACCAGAagatgagaggaagagagaaaagcaggaCAAGTCCGAAGCTGAGGGAAAACCACACGGTGAGGGCAAGCTGGAATCCCAGGCAAAGCCAGAGAGTCAGCTGCGGGCTGCCGAAAAGTGCACCTCTGAAGACTATGTGCCCcggaaagcaaaaagaaaaacggaCAGGGGGACGGACGATTCCCCCAAGGACTATCAGAACAACTTACAGGAAAGGCATCTGGGCAGTGAGGAGATGATGACAGAATGTGCAGATATGTCAAGGGCTCAGGAAGAGctaaggaaaagacagaaaatgggTGACTTTCATTGGATGCAAAGAGATGTACAGGATCCATTCACC CAAGGGGCCAACGGGGTGTCAGGGGAATGA